A single window of Cytobacillus dafuensis DNA harbors:
- a CDS encoding branched-chain amino acid ABC transporter permease, with product MEIILQILIDGLVIGAFYSLVALGYTMVYGIIKLLNFAHGDLYMMGAFIGFTFLSIFTGDGGVNTGLLGVGIVFIGTMVIVGLIGMGVERIAYRPLLLAPRLSILITAIGVSLSLEYTSMIGWGASYKVYPIKLPNDGLQILGTQISFAQIGMILLSALLMLGLRLFIDKTIYGKAMRAIALDQSACSLMGVNVHKIIALTFFIGASLAAGAGIMSGVYYGTINFMMGFIIGLKAFTAAVLGGIGNITGAMLGGLVLGILEAFGTFYLGGSWKDVLAFGILILFLVFKPTGILGAKEMERM from the coding sequence ATGGAAATTATTTTACAAATACTGATTGATGGACTGGTTATTGGTGCTTTTTATAGTTTAGTCGCTTTAGGATACACGATGGTATACGGGATTATTAAGCTGCTAAACTTTGCCCATGGTGATCTTTATATGATGGGTGCCTTCATTGGATTTACCTTTCTCTCTATTTTTACAGGAGATGGCGGAGTTAATACTGGCTTATTAGGTGTTGGAATTGTCTTCATTGGAACGATGGTTATTGTCGGTTTAATTGGGATGGGTGTAGAAAGAATTGCCTATCGCCCCCTTCTTCTAGCACCCAGACTTTCCATCCTCATAACAGCAATTGGTGTGTCATTATCACTTGAATATACTTCCATGATCGGATGGGGTGCTTCGTACAAAGTTTACCCTATTAAACTGCCTAATGACGGACTGCAAATATTAGGAACACAAATCTCTTTTGCTCAAATAGGAATGATCTTACTTTCAGCCTTATTAATGCTCGGACTGCGCCTTTTTATCGATAAAACCATTTATGGAAAAGCCATGCGAGCAATTGCTCTCGACCAAAGTGCTTGCAGCTTAATGGGTGTTAATGTACACAAAATTATTGCACTTACATTCTTTATTGGTGCATCTTTAGCTGCAGGAGCCGGAATCATGTCAGGTGTTTATTATGGAACAATTAATTTTATGATGGGCTTTATTATTGGTCTGAAAGCTTTTACCGCAGCTGTTTTAGGAGGAATCGGAAATATTACCGGAGCTATGCTTGGAGGGTTAGTTCTTGGTATCCTAGAGGCTTTTGGCACCTTTTATCTTGGCGGATCGTGGAAGGATGTACTTGCATTCGGAATTCTTATCCTGTTTTTAGTGTTTAAGCCTACTGGCATACTCGGAGCAAAAGAAATGGAGAGGATGTAA
- a CDS encoding NAD(P)/FAD-dependent oxidoreductase yields the protein MMDVIVIGAGPAGLAGAIASASFGLKVTVIDEFVKPGGRLIGQLHQEPTGEWWNGIKESERLLQEAKKLSVDIRCGVSVYNLEKDDDLWNVHTNIGTLTAPYVLVATGAAEYPIPLPGWTLPGVMSIGAAQVMTNVHRVEVGKKGIIIGANILAFAILNELQLAGIHVDRIVLPEKSPLSGKAGEPEEVMKSLLNAAHLAPSPLLRMGSRFMKNDSFRKIGMKFFPKNGVKVNGTPLLLRKAAIEIIGTEQVEGVRVADTDENGNIIPGSEKIYEADFVCIAGGLYPLAELAAVSGCPFQYIPELGGHVPIHSELMETPLEGLFVAGNITGIESGKIAMAQGTTAGYTIAKHAGKGGAAINKQLQEAVQNVRSVREQAAIQFNPEINSGRRKMSELWESLYSKNTRENSQIKIG from the coding sequence ATGATGGATGTAATTGTAATTGGTGCGGGACCAGCAGGATTAGCAGGAGCTATTGCTAGTGCTTCATTTGGCCTGAAAGTAACAGTCATTGATGAATTTGTAAAACCTGGAGGCAGACTAATCGGCCAGCTACATCAGGAGCCGACTGGTGAATGGTGGAACGGTATTAAAGAATCTGAGCGCCTTCTTCAAGAAGCAAAAAAATTATCAGTCGACATTCGCTGTGGTGTATCTGTCTATAACTTAGAAAAAGACGATGATTTATGGAATGTGCATACTAACATTGGGACATTGACTGCTCCCTATGTATTAGTAGCAACGGGAGCAGCAGAGTATCCTATTCCTCTTCCAGGCTGGACTCTTCCTGGGGTCATGTCCATTGGGGCTGCTCAGGTAATGACAAATGTTCACCGTGTAGAAGTAGGTAAAAAAGGGATCATCATTGGTGCTAATATTTTAGCCTTTGCTATTTTAAATGAGCTGCAATTGGCTGGCATTCATGTTGATCGAATTGTACTGCCTGAAAAAAGCCCGCTCAGCGGGAAAGCAGGCGAACCAGAAGAAGTCATGAAATCACTTTTAAATGCAGCACATCTTGCTCCATCACCGCTTTTACGGATGGGAAGCCGCTTCATGAAAAATGACTCCTTCCGTAAAATTGGGATGAAATTCTTCCCTAAAAATGGGGTAAAAGTAAATGGTACACCTTTGCTTCTTCGCAAAGCAGCTATAGAAATTATTGGCACAGAACAGGTAGAAGGTGTACGTGTCGCTGATACCGATGAGAACGGAAACATCATTCCGGGCTCAGAGAAGATATATGAAGCTGATTTCGTTTGTATTGCAGGTGGTTTATACCCGCTAGCTGAGCTCGCTGCCGTTTCTGGCTGTCCATTCCAATACATACCTGAACTTGGTGGTCATGTCCCCATCCATTCAGAATTGATGGAAACCCCACTTGAAGGTCTCTTTGTTGCCGGCAATATTACCGGGATTGAAAGCGGGAAAATTGCAATGGCCCAAGGAACAACAGCTGGCTACACAATTGCAAAACATGCTGGTAAAGGCGGTGCAGCAATAAATAAACAGCTGCAGGAAGCAGTACAAAATGTACGCTCTGTCCGCGAGCAGGCTGCTATTCAATTTAATCCTGAAATTAATAGCGGGAGAAGAAAGATGTCCGAGCTATGGGAAAGCCTTTATTCAAAGAACACACGTGAAAACTCCCAGATAAAAATTGGCTAA
- a CDS encoding M24 family metallopeptidase has product MEKINRLRERFHELGVDGMMIVHPWNRQYMSGFTGSNGVILISENEAKLITDYRYVEQAQNQAKDYEIVLHAGHTGHKGKIFEEVVVQANRMKISKLGFEQEHLSFGLFSRNEALFSAELIPTRDVIEKLRMIKSKEEIEKLRVAAEVTDQAYLHILNFVKAGISELDVAKELESFIHKHGCTTTSFSPIVASGYRSSLPHGRASEKIIEKGDMITIDFGANYQGYWADISRVIAVGEPSSELRHIHDVVLTSFENCVSALRPGLTDQEVDAFMRENIIKHGYNERSGTGTGHGIGLEVHEVPLFSILKDKILEENMVITVEPGIYLKGVGGARVEDVILITENGREVLTPSTKELLIL; this is encoded by the coding sequence ATGGAAAAGATTAATAGACTCCGAGAAAGATTCCATGAATTAGGTGTAGATGGGATGATGATTGTTCATCCATGGAACAGACAATACATGTCTGGCTTTACGGGAAGTAATGGGGTTATTCTTATTTCTGAAAACGAAGCTAAACTAATTACTGATTATCGTTATGTAGAGCAGGCCCAAAATCAAGCGAAGGATTACGAGATTGTTTTACATGCTGGTCATACTGGCCATAAGGGAAAAATTTTTGAAGAAGTAGTTGTACAGGCAAATAGAATGAAGATTAGTAAACTTGGTTTTGAGCAAGAACATTTATCATTTGGGTTATTTAGCAGAAATGAAGCCCTCTTTTCTGCAGAATTAATACCTACTCGCGATGTTATAGAAAAACTCCGAATGATTAAATCAAAGGAAGAAATTGAAAAGTTAAGGGTAGCGGCAGAGGTTACGGATCAAGCGTACTTACACATCTTAAACTTTGTCAAAGCCGGTATTTCTGAATTGGATGTAGCTAAAGAACTGGAATCATTTATTCATAAACATGGGTGTACGACTACATCTTTTTCACCAATCGTAGCATCGGGATATCGCTCTTCATTGCCACATGGCCGTGCTAGCGAGAAGATAATTGAAAAAGGCGATATGATTACGATTGATTTTGGTGCAAATTATCAAGGCTACTGGGCTGATATTTCTAGGGTTATTGCTGTTGGAGAACCTTCATCTGAGCTAAGACATATACATGATGTTGTACTTACCTCATTCGAAAATTGCGTATCTGCATTAAGACCAGGACTGACTGATCAAGAGGTCGATGCTTTCATGAGGGAAAATATAATAAAGCATGGCTATAATGAACGTTCAGGTACAGGTACGGGACATGGTATCGGTCTGGAGGTACACGAAGTACCACTTTTCTCTATTCTAAAAGATAAGATTCTAGAAGAGAATATGGTGATTACAGTTGAGCCTGGTATTTACCTTAAAGGTGTAGGCGGTGCAAGGGTAGAGGATGTTATACTGATAACTGAAAATGGTCGTGAGGTATTGACACCATCAACAAAAGAATTATTAATCTTATAA
- a CDS encoding branched-chain amino acid ABC transporter permease encodes MKKYKNQTLLLLIIALFILPFFLNSYWLDVLTLVLFYVVLTQGLNIVVGYTGLLDLGYAAFFAVGAYTTAILMTTFHWSFWLTLPVAFLFAGIAGVIIGTPTLRLRSDYLAIVTLGFGEIVKILATNLEITGSASGIYGIPRPAIGSYIMSTQKDFYYLILIVAILSVIAVYRLGRSRIGRAWIYIREDEDAAEAMGINRIRLKLLSYASGAVIGSIAGSIFAVKMSAIAPLSFSFLQSVMILLAVVLGGLGSIPGVVIGAVLVIVLPELLRGADDWRYLIFGVSLVAMMIFRPQGIWPSKNGTEDAADMDENEKSNDPNQSMSV; translated from the coding sequence ATGAAAAAGTATAAGAATCAAACCCTTTTGCTGCTCATCATTGCATTATTCATTCTTCCATTTTTCCTGAATAGCTATTGGCTGGATGTTTTAACTCTTGTGCTATTTTATGTCGTTCTTACACAAGGATTAAATATAGTAGTCGGATATACAGGCCTGCTCGACCTTGGCTATGCGGCATTTTTTGCTGTTGGGGCCTATACAACTGCAATACTTATGACAACTTTTCATTGGTCTTTCTGGCTTACACTTCCTGTCGCCTTTCTATTTGCAGGAATTGCTGGAGTTATAATCGGAACTCCAACTCTCCGATTAAGAAGTGATTATTTAGCGATTGTTACCCTTGGTTTTGGTGAAATCGTCAAAATATTAGCAACAAATTTAGAAATCACAGGTTCCGCATCTGGAATTTATGGAATTCCCAGACCGGCTATTGGCAGCTATATCATGTCCACACAAAAAGATTTTTACTATTTAATTTTAATTGTTGCCATTCTGTCCGTTATTGCCGTTTACAGGTTAGGCCGTTCAAGAATTGGACGTGCATGGATTTATATTCGTGAAGATGAAGATGCTGCAGAAGCAATGGGAATTAATCGTATTCGGCTAAAATTGCTTTCATATGCCTCAGGAGCTGTCATCGGCAGTATTGCCGGATCCATTTTCGCTGTCAAAATGAGTGCGATCGCACCATTAAGTTTTAGCTTTTTACAATCCGTTATGATCCTTCTCGCTGTTGTATTAGGTGGTCTAGGAAGTATTCCAGGGGTCGTTATTGGTGCTGTTTTAGTCATTGTTCTTCCAGAGCTTTTACGCGGAGCAGATGATTGGCGCTATTTAATATTCGGGGTCTCCTTAGTAGCTATGATGATTTTCCGGCCTCAAGGAATATGGCCATCTAAAAACGGAACCGAAGATGCTGCCGATATGGACGAGAACGAAAAATCAAATGACCCAAATCAATCCATGTCTGTTTAA
- a CDS encoding branched-chain amino acid ABC transporter substrate-binding protein: MFHLKKYSIIAIGMLLILSLFLSACSSEGSSGGKSSSDEILVGVLLPVTGNNATDGKDMLNAMKMAAEKINNNGGVLGKKLKLEVTDDACDPQTATTAANKLVSMKVTAVVGGYCSGSTLPASGVFNNANIPMIVAAANSSELPAQGYESLFLINGLVPDQAKTGADYFKDKGAKNIVIIHDNSAYAKNLADFAQKSVEENGGKVIGFEAINPEEKDFGSLMTKLKSLNPDGTYFTGYYAAGGLMLKQFKEKGVSGFFMVGDGSYSPDIIEIAGADSADGLLVTATPTANFIPGADEFVKEYKSKYNNLSPGPFSALSYNGMNLLADALKRANSTSSEDLKKALKETKGFQGIGQVIEFNDQNSLNQSNFHVMKVVNGEFTLEK; encoded by the coding sequence GTGTTTCATTTGAAAAAGTATTCCATTATAGCAATCGGTATGTTGCTAATCCTTTCTCTTTTTCTAAGTGCCTGTTCCAGTGAGGGAAGTTCTGGAGGAAAAAGCAGTTCAGATGAAATATTGGTTGGCGTTCTTTTGCCAGTAACAGGTAATAATGCGACAGACGGAAAAGACATGTTAAATGCCATGAAAATGGCTGCCGAGAAAATTAATAATAATGGCGGAGTTCTTGGAAAAAAATTAAAACTGGAAGTAACTGACGATGCCTGTGATCCTCAAACGGCCACAACAGCTGCAAATAAACTTGTATCTATGAAGGTAACTGCAGTCGTAGGTGGCTATTGCTCTGGATCCACATTGCCTGCTTCAGGTGTTTTCAATAACGCTAACATCCCGATGATCGTTGCTGCGGCTAATTCATCAGAATTGCCTGCACAAGGATATGAAAGCCTATTTCTAATTAATGGCCTTGTTCCTGATCAGGCAAAAACAGGTGCTGATTATTTCAAGGACAAAGGTGCTAAAAACATTGTAATTATTCATGATAATTCAGCTTATGCTAAAAATTTAGCGGATTTCGCCCAGAAATCTGTTGAGGAAAATGGCGGTAAAGTCATTGGATTTGAAGCCATTAATCCAGAGGAAAAGGATTTTGGTTCATTAATGACTAAGCTAAAATCGCTGAATCCTGATGGAACTTATTTTACAGGGTATTATGCAGCTGGAGGACTAATGCTAAAGCAATTTAAAGAGAAAGGCGTTTCAGGATTTTTTATGGTTGGTGATGGCAGCTATTCCCCGGACATTATCGAAATCGCTGGAGCGGACAGCGCTGACGGTCTATTAGTGACAGCAACTCCAACAGCGAACTTTATCCCTGGGGCTGATGAATTTGTTAAAGAATATAAAAGTAAGTATAACAACTTATCTCCTGGTCCATTCTCTGCCCTATCATACAATGGTATGAATCTATTGGCTGACGCATTAAAAAGAGCTAATTCAACGAGCAGTGAAGACTTGAAAAAGGCTTTAAAAGAGACAAAAGGGTTCCAAGGTATTGGACAGGTGATTGAATTTAATGACCAAAACTCTCTAAATCAATCAAACTTCCATGTTATGAAAGTAGTGAATGGTGAATTTACTTTAGAAAAGTAA
- a CDS encoding peptide ABC transporter substrate-binding protein, producing the protein MINRKRAFTFLLSLLIAFALSGCYGKSSDTSKPATSPETDGKDKDQVSTPTESQTLNLYASNEIPTLKTNGVIDGLSATVMMNILEGLYRKDPDQNIIPGIAKEHEVSEDGKTYTFHLRNDAKWSNGTPVTAQDFVFAWHRALHPDTLSPHAYELDNIVNAVEIQDKDHELYGKVDALGVKAIDDFTLEVKLKNAIPYFLDTLNNIVFYPQNEEFVTAQGDNYALEPENLIYNGPFLLDSWKHEEGWVLKKNPTYWDSQNVKLENINFKVVKDVSTGVNLYESGSVDVATLSSEFVDLYHEHADLHSTLKREMYFIRFNLANKYLSNANIRKAIDMGWNKKEAAEMILKNGSLPAYYLIPEKLATAPDGKDFRSKYGKFNAEGVEKANEYWQKGLAELGTDKIELEFLSYDDGQRKSVAEYIKNQLEKNLPGLTVKINQQPNKQKLALEGKQEYDMTHSGWRSDIADPTDFMSIHLSDGPYNWQSYQSADYDRLVKKAQVDFSNIDQRFADLQEAEKILIEKDIVISPMYQASDAYLVKPYVKGLVANPNSTYSYQWTYIEGK; encoded by the coding sequence TTGATTAATCGAAAAAGAGCATTTACTTTTCTGCTTTCTTTATTAATCGCTTTCGCTTTATCAGGCTGTTATGGGAAAAGCAGTGACACCTCTAAGCCTGCAACTTCACCTGAGACGGACGGAAAAGATAAAGACCAAGTCTCCACACCAACTGAATCCCAAACTTTGAATTTGTATGCCTCAAATGAAATACCTACATTAAAGACAAACGGCGTCATTGATGGCCTGTCAGCAACCGTCATGATGAATATTTTGGAGGGACTTTACCGAAAAGATCCAGATCAGAATATTATTCCTGGAATAGCGAAGGAACATGAAGTAAGTGAAGATGGTAAAACCTATACCTTCCATTTGCGTAATGATGCAAAATGGAGTAACGGAACACCAGTAACCGCACAGGATTTTGTATTCGCATGGCATCGAGCACTCCATCCAGATACCCTTTCTCCACACGCTTATGAACTTGATAACATAGTAAATGCAGTTGAAATCCAAGATAAAGATCATGAGTTATACGGAAAAGTAGATGCTTTAGGTGTTAAAGCCATTGATGACTTTACTCTGGAAGTAAAGCTTAAAAATGCAATTCCGTATTTCCTTGATACTCTGAATAATATCGTTTTCTATCCACAAAATGAGGAATTTGTAACAGCACAAGGTGACAATTATGCATTAGAGCCAGAAAACTTAATCTATAATGGACCATTTCTTCTTGATTCATGGAAACATGAAGAAGGATGGGTTCTTAAGAAAAATCCAACCTATTGGGATTCTCAAAATGTAAAATTGGAAAACATAAATTTTAAAGTGGTTAAAGATGTATCAACAGGTGTGAATCTCTATGAATCAGGATCTGTTGATGTCGCAACCCTATCTTCAGAATTTGTAGATTTGTATCATGAACACGCAGATCTGCATTCCACTTTGAAAAGAGAGATGTATTTCATCCGTTTTAACCTTGCAAATAAATATTTAAGCAATGCTAATATCCGCAAAGCCATTGATATGGGATGGAACAAGAAAGAAGCTGCTGAGATGATTCTTAAAAACGGTTCTCTCCCAGCTTACTACTTAATTCCTGAGAAACTGGCAACTGCACCTGACGGAAAGGATTTCAGAAGCAAATATGGAAAATTTAACGCAGAGGGCGTTGAAAAAGCAAATGAATATTGGCAAAAAGGACTTGCTGAGCTAGGTACCGACAAAATTGAACTGGAATTTTTAAGCTACGATGACGGTCAGCGCAAGTCCGTTGCTGAATATATTAAAAATCAGCTTGAGAAAAACCTTCCTGGACTTACAGTTAAGATCAACCAGCAGCCGAATAAGCAAAAGCTTGCCCTTGAAGGAAAACAAGAGTATGACATGACTCATTCCGGCTGGCGCAGTGATATTGCTGATCCAACTGACTTTATGTCTATTCATCTCTCTGATGGACCATACAACTGGCAAAGCTATCAAAGTGCTGATTATGATAGGCTTGTAAAAAAAGCACAAGTGGACTTCTCTAATATTGATCAACGTTTTGCAGATTTACAAGAGGCCGAAAAGATCCTTATCGAAAAAGATATAGTTATTTCCCCGATGTATCAAGCAAGTGACGCGTACCTTGTAAAGCCATATGTAAAAGGATTAGTGGCAAATCCGAATTCCACTTATAGCTATCAGTGGACGTATATAGAAGGGAAATAA
- a CDS encoding M24 family metallopeptidase has product MQEQYQSRLNTLVNYLENLHVDLAIIKDPKNVFYYTGFNSNPHERFMALVIDLKKQSQYLFVPSLDLEIAEGDSYVKRIIPVSDELNPYKVLRDTIGEGVKTIGLETKVISLFQQEQLDYFFQDFSYENIGDFISGQRMRKSQEECKKVQHAIHVIEKVMEEGIKKVKEGMTEQELTAELEFLMRKFGAEGPSFSSIVLSGAKAALPHGRPDSKTINNGDFLLIDMGVIVDGYCSDITRTFVIGEETSKQREIYDIVRKATEEGVNACKTGIPVGQIDIAARNVIKEAGYGQYFNNRVGHGLGIDVHEEPSVHENNDLIVESGLLFTIEPGIYIPGYGGVRIEENVYIDEDGNGKLLTSFPTELIRIGN; this is encoded by the coding sequence ATGCAAGAACAATATCAAAGTAGATTAAATACATTAGTAAATTATTTGGAGAATCTGCATGTGGATTTAGCCATTATTAAAGATCCTAAAAATGTGTTCTATTATACAGGCTTTAATTCTAATCCACATGAGAGATTTATGGCATTAGTAATCGATCTAAAAAAACAAAGCCAATACTTATTCGTGCCTTCCTTAGATTTGGAAATAGCTGAGGGAGATTCGTATGTTAAAAGAATTATACCTGTTTCAGATGAGCTCAATCCATATAAAGTATTAAGGGATACAATTGGTGAAGGTGTTAAAACGATTGGGTTAGAAACAAAGGTGATCTCATTATTCCAACAGGAACAACTGGATTATTTCTTCCAAGATTTCAGCTACGAGAATATTGGAGATTTTATTTCTGGACAGAGAATGAGAAAGTCTCAAGAGGAATGCAAAAAGGTTCAGCATGCCATTCATGTGATTGAAAAAGTAATGGAAGAAGGCATCAAAAAGGTTAAAGAGGGTATGACAGAGCAGGAATTAACAGCAGAACTTGAGTTTTTAATGAGAAAGTTTGGCGCAGAGGGCCCTTCGTTTTCTTCTATTGTCCTTTCTGGAGCGAAAGCTGCACTGCCTCATGGCCGTCCAGATAGTAAAACGATCAATAATGGTGACTTTTTACTAATTGATATGGGCGTAATTGTGGATGGCTATTGTTCAGATATTACAAGAACTTTTGTTATTGGGGAAGAAACGTCAAAGCAGAGAGAAATTTATGATATCGTTCGTAAAGCAACGGAAGAAGGAGTAAATGCTTGTAAAACGGGGATTCCTGTTGGACAAATTGATATTGCGGCTCGTAATGTTATTAAGGAAGCTGGGTATGGGCAATATTTCAATAACCGTGTTGGGCATGGTCTAGGAATTGATGTACATGAAGAACCTTCAGTTCATGAAAACAATGATTTAATAGTAGAAAGCGGCCTCCTATTTACGATTGAGCCAGGTATTTATATTCCAGGCTATGGAGGAGTTCGCATTGAGGAAAATGTATATATTGATGAAGATGGAAATGGAAAGCTTCTTACATCCTTTCCGACTGAATTAATTAGAATTGGAAATTAG
- a CDS encoding ABC transporter ATP-binding protein produces the protein MSLLTVKDLKLQFGGLLAVNDLSFTVEKNSISSIIGPNGAGKTSVFNMMTGFYRPTGGEIQLDGISLINKKPSQITKLGMARTFQNLRLFPNLSVLDNVKSGMHCRTKQAVWGALFRTKSQQEEERLIEKVALDCIEFVGITKYIKRSAKNLPYGAQRYLEIARALATKPKLLLLDEPAAGLNFEEKQYLIQLIRRIRDEFNITVLMIEHDMALIKEISEHITVIDYGWKIAEGTPEEVLKNEKVIEAYLGKEEVV, from the coding sequence ATGTCTCTATTAACTGTAAAAGACTTAAAACTTCAGTTTGGAGGATTACTCGCCGTAAATGATTTATCCTTTACTGTTGAAAAAAACTCTATATCTAGTATTATCGGTCCCAATGGTGCGGGGAAAACTTCTGTATTTAATATGATGACAGGCTTTTATCGGCCAACTGGCGGAGAAATTCAATTGGATGGAATCAGCTTAATAAATAAAAAGCCAAGTCAAATAACGAAATTAGGGATGGCCCGCACATTCCAAAACCTTCGTTTGTTTCCAAACTTATCCGTTTTAGATAATGTTAAGTCTGGTATGCATTGCCGTACAAAACAAGCTGTCTGGGGAGCATTGTTTCGAACTAAAAGTCAACAAGAGGAAGAAAGACTAATAGAAAAGGTTGCTCTAGATTGCATTGAATTTGTAGGAATAACTAAATATATAAAAAGATCAGCAAAGAATCTCCCTTATGGAGCTCAACGCTATTTAGAGATTGCCCGTGCATTAGCAACTAAACCCAAATTATTGCTTTTAGATGAGCCGGCAGCTGGACTAAATTTTGAAGAAAAACAATATTTAATTCAGCTTATTCGGCGGATTCGTGATGAATTCAATATTACGGTATTAATGATTGAACATGACATGGCACTTATCAAAGAAATCTCTGAACATATTACCGTCATTGATTATGGATGGAAAATTGCGGAAGGCACCCCGGAGGAAGTGCTGAAAAACGAAAAGGTAATTGAAGCATACCTAGGCAAGGAGGAAGTAGTTTGA
- a CDS encoding ABC transporter ATP-binding protein: MKPLLKLTDVNSYYGKIHALKNINLEINEGEIVALLGSNGAGKSTTLKTISGLIKPKSGTIEWNGESIVGVPAHKIVEAGIIHVPEGRRIFGGLTVTENLELGAFTFRKDKKWIKEGIERSYDLFPRLKERNKQLAGTLSGGEQQMVAISRGLMGNPKLLMLDEPSMGLAPIIVQEIMRIIQEINKQGTTILLIEQNAKAALRLANRGYLIEIGNIVMHDTAEVLREDDKIIKAYLGA; the protein is encoded by the coding sequence TTGAAGCCTCTTTTAAAACTGACGGATGTAAATTCTTACTACGGAAAAATCCATGCACTTAAAAATATAAATTTGGAAATAAACGAAGGAGAAATTGTCGCTTTGCTTGGAAGTAATGGAGCAGGCAAGAGCACCACCCTAAAAACAATCTCCGGTTTAATAAAACCCAAATCAGGTACTATTGAATGGAATGGTGAGAGTATTGTTGGAGTTCCAGCACATAAAATTGTCGAAGCTGGAATCATTCATGTTCCAGAAGGAAGACGCATTTTCGGCGGCCTTACAGTTACCGAGAATTTAGAGTTAGGAGCTTTTACATTTAGAAAAGATAAAAAATGGATAAAAGAAGGAATCGAACGCTCATATGACTTGTTTCCACGTTTAAAGGAACGCAATAAACAACTAGCAGGTACTTTAAGTGGAGGGGAACAGCAAATGGTTGCGATCAGCCGTGGTCTGATGGGAAATCCAAAGCTGCTTATGCTTGATGAGCCATCGATGGGACTTGCGCCTATTATCGTCCAAGAAATAATGAGAATCATACAGGAAATCAATAAACAGGGGACTACAATTCTTTTAATTGAGCAAAATGCTAAAGCCGCCCTTCGTCTAGCAAACAGAGGATATTTAATTGAAATTGGAAATATTGTTATGCATGATACGGCGGAAGTTCTGCGTGAGGATGATAAAATTATTAAAGCGTACTTAGGTGCTTAA